In a genomic window of Nocardia fluminea:
- a CDS encoding FecCD family ABC transporter permease, which produces MSEVPDLTKAADTPRITDATPDPLPPTGHRGTRVSVVFAGALLALLVLALVSAVLGQVPTTVAEVLGSVAHRIGLDIGPMPAHPAGEVTLWEVRFPRVALAVLVGACLATAGALLQGVFANPLAEPGVIGVSAGAAVGAGTVIVVGGAFVAAWSVAAAAFVAGLITTALVYVLSRSNGRTEVVTLILTGVAINAFAGGLIALLLFVASPAARDQIVFWQLGSLNGATWQSVAVVAVLASAGILAAILIAPRLDLLALGDSAARHLGVDVERLRRQVIVVVAVLTAAGVAFSGIILFVGLIVPHLVRMMVGPGHRVLVPLSAIVGAVVLLGADVAARTLVHNADLPLGMLTSLIGGPFFFWLLRRTRARAGGWG; this is translated from the coding sequence ATGAGCGAAGTCCCCGACCTGACCAAAGCCGCGGACACCCCGCGGATCACCGACGCCACCCCCGATCCGCTGCCGCCCACGGGGCACCGGGGCACGCGCGTGAGCGTCGTGTTCGCGGGGGCGTTGCTCGCCCTGCTCGTGCTGGCGCTGGTCTCGGCGGTGCTCGGGCAGGTCCCCACGACCGTCGCCGAGGTGCTCGGCAGTGTGGCGCACCGGATCGGCCTGGACATCGGGCCGATGCCCGCGCATCCGGCCGGTGAGGTGACGCTGTGGGAGGTGCGGTTCCCTCGGGTGGCCCTCGCCGTCCTGGTCGGGGCTTGCCTGGCGACAGCGGGAGCGTTGTTGCAGGGGGTGTTCGCCAATCCGCTCGCCGAACCCGGCGTCATCGGGGTCTCGGCCGGTGCGGCGGTCGGCGCGGGCACGGTGATCGTGGTCGGCGGTGCGTTCGTCGCCGCGTGGTCGGTGGCGGCGGCCGCCTTCGTCGCCGGGTTGATCACCACCGCCCTGGTCTATGTGTTGTCGAGGTCGAACGGGCGTACCGAGGTGGTGACGCTGATCCTCACCGGTGTCGCGATCAACGCCTTCGCCGGCGGGTTGATCGCGCTGCTGCTGTTCGTCGCCAGCCCCGCCGCGCGGGATCAGATCGTGTTCTGGCAGCTCGGCAGCCTCAACGGCGCCACCTGGCAGTCGGTGGCTGTCGTGGCGGTGCTGGCCTCGGCCGGCATCCTGGCCGCGATCCTCATCGCACCACGCCTGGACCTGCTCGCGCTCGGCGATTCCGCGGCCCGCCACCTCGGTGTCGACGTGGAGCGGCTGCGCAGGCAGGTGATCGTGGTGGTCGCCGTGCTCACCGCGGCGGGCGTGGCGTTCAGCGGCATCATCTTGTTCGTGGGGCTGATCGTGCCGCATCTGGTCCGCATGATGGTCGGCCCCGGCCACCGGGTGCTCGTCCCGCTCAGCGCGATCGTGGGCGCGGTGGTGCTGCTCGGCGCCGACGTCGCCGCCCGCACGCTGGTCCACAACGCCGACCTGCCGCTGGGCATGCTCACCTCCCTGATCGGCGGCCCGTTCTTCTTCTGGCTGCTACGCCGCACCCGTGCCCGCGCGGGAGGCTGGGGATGA
- a CDS encoding aldo/keto reductase: MEQRTVGRSGLRVSRIGLATHTWGTHTDADEASVQLAAFTEAGGTLVDISPVYGEGAAQRILAELLGDLVSRDELVLSGSAGVVMHAPGAGVGDSVPAPAAVGPVVDASRRTLLKQLDRTLLELGTDHLDIWSIAAWDPYTPLDEVAATLETAVRTGRTRYAGVRGFAAWQLASLAAIAPISAAQTPYSLLARGTENDVIPAARHHGVGIVASAPLAGGILTGKYRDGVPADSRGADEATAAEIRRRLDDDRATRVVDALVTAADGLGTSPLAVALAWIRDRPGITSMIVGARDIGQLTGVLAAETLELPRAIAAALDDVSARSE; encoded by the coding sequence TGGGGGACGCATACCGATGCCGACGAGGCGTCGGTGCAGCTGGCGGCGTTCACCGAGGCCGGTGGCACGCTCGTCGACATCTCGCCCGTCTACGGCGAGGGGGCGGCGCAGCGGATCCTGGCGGAGCTGCTCGGCGATCTGGTGTCGCGTGACGAATTGGTGCTCAGCGGCAGCGCGGGTGTGGTGATGCACGCACCCGGCGCCGGGGTCGGTGACTCGGTGCCCGCGCCCGCGGCGGTGGGCCCGGTGGTCGACGCGTCGCGGCGCACGCTGCTCAAACAACTCGACCGGACCCTGCTCGAACTGGGCACCGACCATCTCGACATCTGGAGCATCGCCGCCTGGGACCCCTACACCCCGCTCGACGAGGTGGCGGCGACCCTGGAGACCGCGGTGCGGACCGGCCGCACCCGGTACGCGGGGGTCCGTGGTTTCGCGGCGTGGCAGTTGGCGAGTCTGGCCGCGATCGCGCCGATCAGCGCCGCGCAGACGCCGTACTCGCTGCTCGCGCGTGGCACCGAGAACGATGTGATTCCCGCCGCACGCCACCACGGGGTCGGCATCGTCGCGTCGGCGCCGCTGGCGGGTGGGATCTTGACCGGCAAGTACCGCGACGGTGTTCCGGCGGATTCGCGGGGCGCCGACGAGGCGACCGCGGCCGAGATCCGGCGCAGGCTCGACGACGACCGGGCGACCAGGGTGGTCGACGCGCTGGTCACCGCCGCCGACGGGCTGGGCACGTCACCGCTGGCGGTGGCGCTGGCCTGGATCCGTGACCGGCCGGGCATCACGAGCATGATCGTCGGTGCCCGCGATATCGGTCAGCTCACCGGCGTGCTGGCCGCCGAAACTCTCGAGTTGCCGCGGGCGATCGCGGCCGCACTGGACGACGTGAGCGCCCGTTCCGAATGA
- a CDS encoding heme/hemin ABC transporter substrate-binding protein yields the protein MKLRGVLTAMLAATVLTGAVACTGSNPASTANSGGPVTAQLADLDPVPIGPAPNPRLPVTVKSHDGTDVTIADTSRIIAVDRYGTLAQTVWALGLGANLVGRSTSASFPAVAAVPNVAGGNGSLSVEAVLNLRPSVFLTDTTSAAPAVREQLRAAGVTVVYFDPDRSMDGVVPQIEAVGTALGVPEAGKQLGARTKDEIAAATARVPKQDPQPKIAFLYLRSAAITMMAGPGSGADSLIAAIGGVDAGTASGVNEPFVSITSEAMIAAAPDVLLVMSDGLKSVGGVEGLEKVPGIAQTPAGRSRRVVDMSDAVILSFGPNTGRVVSALSDAVYGKSA from the coding sequence ATGAAACTGCGTGGTGTGCTGACGGCGATGCTCGCGGCGACGGTGCTGACCGGCGCCGTCGCTTGCACCGGAAGCAATCCTGCATCGACTGCCAATTCCGGTGGGCCGGTGACCGCCCAGCTCGCCGACCTCGACCCCGTGCCGATCGGACCCGCACCGAATCCACGGTTGCCGGTGACGGTGAAATCCCACGACGGCACCGACGTCACCATCGCCGACACCTCACGGATCATCGCCGTCGACCGGTACGGCACCCTCGCCCAGACCGTGTGGGCGCTGGGCCTGGGCGCGAACCTCGTCGGCCGCAGCACCTCGGCGTCGTTTCCCGCCGTCGCCGCGGTACCCAATGTGGCCGGTGGCAACGGCAGCCTCAGCGTCGAAGCGGTGCTGAACCTGCGCCCGTCGGTGTTCCTCACCGACACCACCAGCGCGGCCCCGGCCGTCCGCGAGCAGCTGCGTGCGGCGGGAGTGACCGTCGTCTACTTCGACCCCGATCGCAGCATGGACGGCGTCGTCCCACAGATCGAGGCCGTGGGCACCGCGCTGGGCGTTCCCGAAGCGGGCAAGCAGCTCGGCGCCCGCACCAAGGACGAGATCGCCGCGGCGACGGCCCGCGTGCCGAAGCAGGATCCACAGCCCAAGATCGCGTTCCTGTATCTGCGCAGCGCCGCGATCACCATGATGGCCGGGCCCGGCTCCGGCGCGGATTCGCTGATCGCCGCGATCGGTGGCGTGGACGCGGGCACCGCCTCGGGAGTGAACGAGCCGTTCGTGTCCATCACCAGCGAGGCCATGATCGCCGCCGCCCCCGACGTGCTGCTGGTGATGTCGGACGGGCTGAAATCGGTGGGGGGCGTCGAAGGACTGGAGAAGGTGCCCGGCATCGCCCAGACTCCGGCGGGCCGCAGTCGGCGCGTGGTCGACATGTCCGACGCGGTGATCCTGAGTTTCGGCCCCAATACCGGCCGCGTGGTCTCCGCGCTGTCCGACGCCGTCTACGGCAAATCGGCATGA
- a CDS encoding heme ABC transporter ATP-binding protein — MTDTTRERRASWRSLFARTPDVPARPQLGTVTLRATGLTVQRGARTVLEEVDFQVAAGEIVALVGPNGAGKSSLLAALAGELEASAGTVKLEGHALSHWTPADMARRRAVLPQSHAVGFPFTAREVVAMGRAPWLHTAAADNDDALIAAAMAATDVTHLATRVFPSLSGGERARVALARVLAQDTATLLLDEPTAALDLGHQEAVLRLAATRATEGAAVVVVVHDLGVAAAYADRVTVLDAGRVAADGPLREILTRELLTTVYHHPVDVFDHPTTGAQLVLPERGRTGGDR; from the coding sequence ATGACCGACACCACCCGCGAACGCCGCGCCTCCTGGCGTTCGCTGTTCGCGCGAACCCCCGACGTGCCCGCACGCCCGCAACTCGGCACCGTCACCCTGCGCGCCACCGGGCTCACCGTCCAGCGGGGCGCCCGTACCGTCCTCGAGGAGGTCGACTTCCAGGTCGCGGCCGGGGAGATCGTCGCGCTCGTCGGCCCGAACGGTGCGGGCAAGTCCAGCCTGCTCGCCGCCCTTGCCGGCGAACTCGAGGCCAGCGCGGGCACGGTGAAACTCGAAGGCCACGCGCTCTCGCACTGGACCCCCGCCGACATGGCCCGCCGCCGCGCTGTCCTGCCCCAATCCCACGCTGTCGGCTTCCCTTTCACCGCCCGTGAGGTCGTGGCCATGGGCCGCGCCCCGTGGCTGCACACCGCGGCGGCCGACAACGACGACGCGCTCATCGCCGCAGCGATGGCCGCCACCGACGTCACCCACCTCGCCACGCGCGTGTTCCCGTCGCTGTCGGGGGGCGAGCGCGCGCGGGTAGCGCTGGCGCGCGTCCTCGCCCAGGACACCGCCACCTTGCTGCTCGACGAGCCGACCGCCGCCTTGGACCTCGGTCACCAGGAAGCCGTGCTGCGCTTGGCCGCCACCCGTGCCACCGAAGGCGCCGCCGTGGTCGTCGTCGTCCACGATCTGGGGGTGGCCGCCGCCTACGCCGACCGGGTCACCGTCCTGGACGCGGGCCGCGTCGCCGCCGACGGCCCCCTACGCGAGATCCTCACCCGCGAACTGCTCACCACGGTCTACCACCACCCCGTCGATGTCTTCGATCACCCGACCACCGGCGCCCAGCTCGTCTTACCCGAGCGCGGACGCACCGGAGGCGATCGCTGA